The following proteins are co-located in the Chitinivibrio alkaliphilus ACht1 genome:
- the nagB gene encoding glucosamine-6-phosphate deaminase: MEVIVRRDKEAATDLVARLVVKQVMDDPTSVLGLATGRTMEAVYDRLVDIDAKEGVDFSHVSTFNLDEYVGLAPEDENSYRSYMNKYLFDRVNINKANTYIPNGIAEDLEEECRMYEAKIRAAGGIDFQLLGIGSSGHIGFNEPLSALLSLTRVKALNPETIEQNSPLFPSPEMMPRRAITMGVDTIIKSRRAVLLATGESKAEIIAKAVEGPLTSIVTASALQLHKHCTIVVDEDAAKLLKMRDYYDWVFNNEPEWEDFR, from the coding sequence ATGGAAGTCATTGTACGGAGAGACAAAGAGGCAGCAACAGATTTGGTTGCTCGCCTTGTGGTAAAGCAGGTAATGGATGATCCCACCAGTGTGTTGGGGTTGGCCACGGGAAGAACCATGGAGGCTGTGTATGATCGCCTTGTCGACATAGACGCCAAAGAAGGGGTCGATTTTTCCCACGTAAGTACCTTTAATCTCGACGAATATGTTGGTCTTGCACCGGAGGATGAGAATTCGTACCGATCATATATGAATAAATATCTCTTTGATCGGGTGAATATAAACAAGGCAAACACCTATATTCCCAACGGCATCGCGGAAGATCTTGAAGAAGAGTGTCGCATGTATGAGGCAAAAATTCGCGCAGCAGGTGGAATTGACTTCCAATTACTCGGTATCGGTAGCTCCGGTCATATCGGGTTTAACGAACCTCTCTCAGCGCTTCTTTCTCTCACACGGGTTAAGGCGTTGAACCCTGAAACTATTGAGCAAAATAGCCCGCTCTTTCCTTCTCCTGAGATGATGCCTCGTCGGGCAATCACCATGGGGGTTGATACTATTATTAAAAGTAGACGAGCCGTGCTTCTGGCTACGGGGGAAAGCAAGGCAGAAATTATCGCCAAGGCGGTTGAAGGGCCCCTTACTTCAATTGTTACGGCCTCTGCCTTACAGCTGCACAAGCACTGTACCATCGTTGTTGACGAAGATGCGGCAAAGCTCTTGAAGATGCGCGATTATTATGATTGGGTATTTAATAATGAGCCTGAGTGGGAAGATTTTCGGTAA
- a CDS encoding radical SAM protein → MISILNKTLAEFEGVFYASYGKRQYHSRAVYRHFFQRGSCDCTGLKEFAQNPALARRVLHDLAVPAIEIETVCEDSKSVKFTSRLRDGECIETVILKYPRRMTLCLSSQVGCRYGCVFCSTGTMGFIRNLTVEEIVWQVYAAVHLLGYAVRNVVYMGMGEPLDTSEVVCHSIEILREQRGFDIAPANITVSTAGHIPGLEQLFSASFVNLRIALSLHSCDSAVRDQLMPINRRYPIEAVLAVLEQRLKDTGGQLFAEYLYFPGWNNRPYDVDALVALSERVPLRLNLLTYNQGTAPFFLHQETTHGIEQFRHDLVARGVHVLVRDSRGESISAACGQLVNKKRKNARE, encoded by the coding sequence GTGATTAGCATATTAAACAAAACCCTTGCAGAGTTTGAAGGAGTCTTTTACGCCTCCTACGGCAAACGGCAGTATCACAGCAGAGCGGTGTATCGGCATTTTTTCCAACGTGGCAGTTGTGATTGTACAGGCCTAAAAGAGTTTGCGCAGAACCCTGCCCTTGCTCGTCGGGTATTACATGATCTTGCGGTTCCTGCTATAGAAATAGAAACCGTCTGTGAAGATTCAAAAAGCGTTAAGTTTACTTCACGGTTACGTGACGGTGAATGTATTGAGACAGTTATTTTAAAATACCCTCGGCGCATGACCCTCTGTCTTTCCAGTCAAGTGGGGTGTCGTTATGGGTGTGTCTTTTGCTCAACTGGAACCATGGGGTTTATTCGTAATCTTACCGTTGAAGAAATTGTTTGGCAAGTGTATGCTGCAGTTCACTTATTAGGGTATGCGGTACGAAATGTGGTGTACATGGGAATGGGCGAACCCCTGGATACCTCAGAAGTTGTGTGTCACTCCATTGAGATTTTACGGGAGCAACGCGGTTTTGATATCGCGCCTGCAAATATCACCGTGTCTACGGCGGGGCATATTCCCGGCCTTGAACAATTATTTTCAGCTTCTTTTGTGAATCTACGTATCGCTCTTTCTCTTCATAGCTGTGATTCTGCTGTGCGAGATCAGTTGATGCCGATTAATCGGCGATATCCGATTGAAGCCGTTCTTGCAGTGTTGGAGCAACGCTTGAAAGATACAGGGGGGCAACTCTTTGCGGAGTATCTCTATTTTCCAGGATGGAACAATAGACCCTACGATGTTGATGCTTTGGTTGCTCTTTCAGAGAGAGTTCCTTTGCGGTTAAATCTGTTGACATACAACCAGGGTACAGCTCCTTTCTTTCTCCATCAGGAGACAACCCACGGTATAGAACAGTTTCGTCATGACTTGGTTGCCCGAGGAGTGCACGTGCTCGTTCGTGATTCCCGGGGTGAATCAATTTCCGCAGCATGTGGACAACTTGTAAATAAAAAAAGGAAGAATGCCCGTGAATGA
- a CDS encoding L-threonylcarbamoyladenylate synthase, translated as MEHIHIHSETPQERHIAKARQILVQEEGIAIYPTDTVYGVGCCVENQKKIKEIATILNKDKERKFSFLFHTISQAQQYVDISTPNFKLLKQYTPGPYTFILPASPYVRKKISKKRKYVGIRIPDNPVIQALLEAVGHPMANISLNTSGENRWDPAHFMTPEVLNGVHLMLDAGPCHPTIPSTIIDLTSGTPELLRPGKGAWHG; from the coding sequence ATGGAACATATTCATATTCATTCTGAAACCCCGCAGGAACGCCATATCGCAAAGGCCCGGCAGATTTTAGTGCAGGAAGAGGGCATTGCTATCTACCCCACGGATACCGTATACGGGGTGGGCTGTTGTGTAGAAAATCAGAAAAAAATAAAAGAGATCGCCACCATTCTGAACAAAGACAAAGAACGGAAATTTTCATTTCTCTTCCATACCATTTCACAGGCACAACAGTATGTGGACATCTCCACACCTAATTTCAAACTATTAAAACAATACACCCCCGGTCCGTATACATTTATTCTTCCTGCCTCACCCTACGTGCGTAAAAAAATCTCAAAAAAACGAAAATATGTCGGGATTCGCATTCCAGATAACCCTGTTATCCAAGCACTTCTTGAAGCGGTAGGACACCCCATGGCAAATATCTCTCTCAATACTTCTGGAGAAAACCGGTGGGACCCCGCACACTTTATGACTCCGGAAGTGCTTAACGGGGTACACCTCATGCTTGACGCCGGGCCGTGCCACCCCACCATCCCCTCAACCATCATCGATTTAACCAGTGGTACACCAGAGTTGCTTCGACCGGGGAAAGGGGCGTGGCATGGCTGA
- the argB gene encoding acetylglutamate kinase codes for MSDGKKRVLIKIGGSTVNDAGFLESLGCSIQQCASTIDSILVHGGGKDIAAEYARMNTEYSFVDGLRVTDEEMMGGVQRVLSGEVNKRIVLSLCGKGVPALGVSGVDAALLTAEKITVRGHDLGRVGRITQVNSSCITALIGVGYVPVISPVSGDGIGGILNINADDAASEVSVACNVSDLVYVSDVPGVLINDTVVSYLSVEDIEGYIKSGDVTGGMIPKLRSAADSIRRGVGRVHITGWYGDETLEQELSGRDCRGTTIFAGA; via the coding sequence ATGAGCGACGGGAAAAAGAGGGTATTAATAAAGATTGGTGGATCGACGGTAAATGATGCCGGCTTCCTTGAAAGCCTCGGCTGTTCCATTCAGCAGTGTGCTAGCACAATCGATTCGATTTTGGTTCATGGCGGAGGCAAAGACATTGCGGCTGAATATGCACGTATGAATACAGAGTACTCCTTTGTTGACGGATTGCGCGTAACCGATGAGGAGATGATGGGTGGGGTTCAGCGTGTTTTAAGCGGTGAAGTGAATAAGCGGATCGTTCTTTCTCTCTGTGGGAAAGGGGTTCCTGCCTTGGGTGTCAGCGGAGTAGATGCGGCTCTTCTCACGGCTGAAAAAATAACAGTCCGCGGGCACGACCTTGGGCGAGTGGGGCGCATTACGCAGGTCAATTCCTCCTGTATTACAGCCTTGATAGGTGTAGGGTATGTTCCGGTGATTTCGCCGGTTTCAGGAGATGGGATTGGGGGAATTTTAAATATCAATGCCGATGATGCTGCATCGGAGGTGAGTGTGGCCTGCAATGTGAGTGATCTCGTGTATGTGTCAGACGTGCCCGGGGTCCTTATAAATGATACTGTGGTATCTTACCTCTCCGTGGAGGACATTGAGGGGTATATTAAAAGCGGTGATGTGACAGGGGGAATGATTCCCAAGCTTCGTTCTGCCGCAGACTCTATTCGCCGGGGTGTTGGACGAGTCCATATTACTGGGTGGTACGGTGATGAAACCTTAGAACAAGAGTTGTCCGGCCGTGATTGTCGTGGAACAACTATTTTTGCAGGAGCATAA
- a CDS encoding ribose-phosphate diphosphokinase produces MFGELKIFSGRANPELTKAICATTGVMPGAVDIMKFSNENIKVAFKESVRGKDVYLIQPSCAPVNEGLMELLIMINAAKHASAGRITAVTPYFPYVRSDKKDEPRIAITAKLVADLIQTAGADRIMTMNLHSAQIQGFFDIPCDHLLAGKILCDAATRFDTTNGVVVAPDAGSAKHAGHYARRLNLPLAILDKRRSDDSEAPSMENIIGEVEGKKAFIFDDEVASGGSLIEAAEMLEKKGATEIIAFCVHGVLSGNARERIEQSCIKKLVVTDTVCIPQEKRHEKLEIVSVAELFGKAITYTNAGRSISGLYSKY; encoded by the coding sequence ATGTTTGGAGAATTGAAAATTTTTTCAGGTCGAGCAAATCCCGAGCTGACGAAGGCGATCTGTGCTACCACGGGGGTAATGCCCGGCGCGGTGGACATTATGAAGTTTAGCAACGAGAATATCAAGGTCGCCTTTAAAGAAAGCGTCCGCGGTAAAGATGTCTATCTTATCCAACCCTCCTGTGCCCCGGTGAACGAAGGTCTCATGGAGCTTCTCATTATGATCAATGCGGCCAAACACGCCAGCGCAGGCAGAATTACCGCCGTAACCCCCTACTTTCCCTATGTTCGATCTGACAAAAAAGACGAACCGCGCATCGCGATCACGGCAAAACTGGTGGCAGACCTGATCCAGACAGCAGGGGCAGACCGCATTATGACCATGAATCTTCACTCCGCACAGATTCAAGGCTTTTTTGACATCCCCTGTGACCACCTTCTTGCAGGCAAAATTCTCTGCGATGCGGCAACACGCTTTGATACAACAAACGGCGTTGTTGTTGCCCCTGATGCAGGCAGTGCAAAACATGCTGGTCATTACGCCCGTCGTCTGAATCTTCCCTTGGCAATATTGGATAAACGTCGCTCTGATGATTCTGAAGCTCCCAGCATGGAAAACATTATTGGCGAAGTGGAAGGCAAGAAAGCCTTCATCTTTGACGACGAAGTAGCCTCGGGAGGCTCCTTGATTGAGGCTGCAGAAATGCTTGAAAAGAAAGGCGCCACAGAAATTATCGCCTTCTGTGTCCATGGAGTCTTATCTGGAAATGCGCGGGAACGCATCGAACAATCATGTATTAAAAAGCTTGTGGTGACAGACACGGTATGCATTCCTCAGGAAAAGCGCCATGAGAAACTTGAGATTGTGTCAGTGGCTGAACTTTTTGGGAAAGCCATTACCTATACCAATGCAGGCAGATCTATTAGCGGTCTATACAGCAAGTATTAA
- a CDS encoding Nif3-like dinuclear metal center hexameric protein has protein sequence MRRDRLVEYLESRLSISSFSDYSFNGVQIAGAEEVSRVGFSVDSGSAIFRDAVELELDFLVVHHGLFWNGANPSLRGPMKERISLLLSHNITLFAAHLPLDVHAEIGNNAVLLEQVGCDGSSQGMVPCGTGYLGNLGVVSEPRTVQEISNDLLRHYPGVDMKVVLPDRLVQRVAVLSGAASRKDFYRACAMGADLFITGEQCDYFHDACDAGCGLLFMGHHASEEGGMRALRRDVERVFPQLNTHCINHATGL, from the coding sequence ATGCGTCGGGATAGGCTTGTTGAATATTTAGAATCACGTCTTTCTATTTCTTCCTTTTCAGATTACAGTTTTAACGGGGTACAGATTGCCGGTGCAGAGGAGGTTTCTCGAGTAGGCTTCTCGGTAGATTCGGGCAGCGCCATATTCCGCGACGCTGTTGAGTTGGAGCTGGATTTCCTGGTGGTACATCACGGGTTATTCTGGAACGGGGCAAACCCCTCTTTGCGAGGCCCTATGAAAGAACGAATCTCCCTGCTTCTTTCCCATAATATCACCCTCTTTGCGGCCCATCTTCCCCTTGATGTGCACGCCGAAATTGGAAATAATGCAGTTTTGTTGGAGCAGGTTGGGTGTGATGGGTCGTCTCAGGGGATGGTCCCTTGCGGGACGGGGTATTTGGGAAATCTCGGTGTTGTGTCAGAGCCACGGACTGTTCAAGAGATTTCCAATGACCTCTTGCGTCATTACCCTGGGGTAGACATGAAGGTGGTTCTTCCTGATCGTCTGGTCCAACGGGTTGCCGTTTTAAGTGGTGCTGCATCACGAAAAGATTTTTATCGGGCCTGTGCCATGGGGGCAGATCTTTTTATTACAGGTGAACAGTGCGACTATTTTCACGATGCGTGTGATGCTGGGTGTGGCTTGCTTTTTATGGGGCATCACGCCAGTGAAGAGGGGGGAATGCGTGCCTTGCGCAGAGATGTGGAGCGTGTATTTCCTCAACTGAACACGCATTGCATTAACCATGCAACGGGTCTGTAA
- a CDS encoding redox-sensing transcriptional repressor Rex encodes MSKINLTDCSSMKVNKKALERLFHYRNILYRLQEDGVTRIYSDTLAEELHTTASQVRKDFSLFHIKGNKKAGYHIPDLLDRLEEIFDSGAAQKVIIMGMGRIGSALAQYRWSSNQNLVVVAGFDIDPAKQQRTGFPVYDPQELSRFVSQNSIELGILAVPERVAQAAYDALAKAGIRGVLNFAPVILTERPGCVVTSYCVESELSSLIYIVNKEKKEL; translated from the coding sequence TTGTCAAAAATAAACTTAACTGATTGCTCATCTATGAAAGTGAATAAAAAAGCCTTGGAGCGGTTGTTTCATTACCGCAATATCTTGTATCGATTACAGGAAGACGGCGTTACCCGTATTTATTCCGACACCCTTGCTGAAGAGCTGCATACCACCGCGTCGCAAGTCCGAAAAGATTTCTCTCTCTTTCATATTAAGGGAAACAAAAAAGCGGGATATCATATACCAGACTTACTGGACCGGTTAGAAGAGATTTTTGATTCAGGTGCTGCGCAGAAGGTGATTATTATGGGTATGGGACGTATCGGCAGTGCCTTGGCACAGTATCGGTGGTCGTCCAATCAAAATTTGGTAGTGGTAGCAGGGTTTGATATAGATCCGGCGAAACAGCAACGGACGGGCTTTCCTGTCTATGATCCCCAGGAGTTATCCCGTTTTGTATCACAAAACAGTATCGAGCTTGGTATTCTTGCTGTTCCGGAACGCGTGGCTCAGGCAGCGTATGATGCGCTGGCAAAGGCTGGGATTCGAGGGGTGCTGAATTTTGCGCCGGTAATCCTTACAGAACGCCCTGGATGCGTGGTGACCAGCTATTGTGTAGAGAGTGAATTGAGCAGTCTAATTTATATCGTCAATAAGGAAAAGAAAGAGCTATGA
- the mazG gene encoding nucleoside triphosphate pyrophosphohydrolase, translating into MADQIRRLEEIIARLRGPEGCPWDQKQTPHSIKGHLIEEAYEYLDALDHNDVEEMQEELGDILLQIVFHCHMAAEKNQFSLDEVGKTICEKLIRRHPHVFGETRADSAEEVLANWEKIKAGETGKERRTSILDGVPTALPSLMKAEKLQKKASRAGFDWKSLSPVLNKVEEEFGEFREAVETGNHRHAEKELGDILFSLVNVARHVDISAEEGLQASIRSFTQRFMAIEKELAQHGKEFHTTSAQELNDIWDHIKKSESPPTG; encoded by the coding sequence ATGGCTGATCAAATACGTCGCCTCGAAGAGATCATTGCTCGGCTCCGTGGCCCTGAGGGGTGCCCGTGGGATCAGAAGCAGACACCTCACTCTATTAAAGGACATCTGATCGAGGAGGCCTACGAGTATCTCGATGCTCTCGACCATAACGATGTAGAGGAAATGCAAGAAGAATTAGGTGATATTCTCCTGCAAATAGTATTTCATTGTCATATGGCCGCAGAGAAAAACCAATTCTCCCTTGATGAAGTAGGAAAAACAATTTGCGAAAAGCTCATTCGCCGCCATCCCCATGTTTTTGGAGAAACACGGGCTGATTCCGCGGAAGAAGTCCTTGCCAATTGGGAGAAAATTAAAGCGGGAGAAACAGGAAAAGAACGAAGAACCTCTATTCTTGATGGAGTCCCCACCGCTCTGCCCTCACTTATGAAAGCAGAAAAATTACAAAAAAAAGCATCGCGCGCAGGCTTTGACTGGAAAAGCCTTTCTCCCGTTCTCAACAAAGTAGAAGAAGAATTTGGGGAATTTCGTGAAGCTGTGGAAACAGGCAACCATAGGCATGCAGAAAAAGAACTGGGGGATATCCTTTTCTCCTTGGTAAATGTGGCGCGACACGTAGATATTTCTGCTGAAGAGGGGCTTCAAGCGTCAATCCGCTCCTTTACGCAACGATTTATGGCCATCGAAAAAGAATTAGCCCAGCATGGGAAAGAGTTTCACACAACTTCTGCACAAGAACTCAATGATATCTGGGATCACATAAAAAAAAGTGAGTCACCCCCTACGGGATAA
- a CDS encoding DUF4388 domain-containing protein, with product MVLPVISGVAAGFILVRAIVWGAKTAIQRNKTTREEGRIRDTSFFLSGTIEEGRLREDIFHITDHEKTGVLHILIGRRKGYMLFFQGRVFDIFYREQKGRDALRLLLEQREGKYFFEVRPVRHPDLFQDDIKQLISLYNETTGKFQIT from the coding sequence ATGGTCTTGCCCGTTATTTCCGGTGTCGCTGCAGGGTTTATCCTGGTACGTGCGATCGTGTGGGGTGCAAAAACTGCCATCCAGCGGAATAAGACCACAAGAGAAGAAGGGCGCATCCGAGACACCAGTTTCTTTCTCTCGGGAACCATTGAAGAGGGCCGCCTGCGTGAAGATATATTCCACATCACCGACCATGAAAAAACCGGAGTGCTTCATATTCTCATCGGACGAAGAAAAGGATACATGCTTTTTTTTCAAGGTCGGGTATTTGACATCTTCTATCGAGAACAAAAAGGGCGAGATGCCTTAAGGCTTCTGTTGGAGCAACGTGAGGGCAAATATTTCTTTGAAGTTCGCCCGGTACGACATCCCGATCTTTTTCAAGATGATATAAAACAACTCATCTCTCTTTACAACGAAACAACCGGAAAATTTCAAATAACATAA
- a CDS encoding aspartate aminotransferase family protein, with the protein MQYDSFFVNTYGRGAMPCIERGDGVFLYDTAGTEYLDFISGIAVNALGYNDTELVHAMTEQCQQLVHCSNLFSNPAQDTLARMLVENSFADRVFFCNSGTEANEAAIKFARKKAGMQEGSKTGILSFYDCFHGRTYGAMTATAQKKFHTGFHPIPGGYHYAPLNDIAATEQVLSTADFAAIIVEPVQGEGGLELASPEFLQFLRDYCDSTGTALVFDEIQCGLGRTGSLWAYESCGVTPDILTSAKPLGGGLPLGAVLLKDAWAAPISPGDHGTTFGGNPVACAGGAVVLSRLVAGELLLLVQQRSSYLQKGLEKFVRQKDGVLSYCGKGLLAGVRLNYDPTEVLLAARRRGLLVAKAGKNTLRLIPPLIVTEEHIDRALQILDDIL; encoded by the coding sequence ATGCAGTATGATTCTTTCTTTGTAAACACCTACGGTCGTGGCGCCATGCCGTGTATTGAACGCGGAGACGGGGTTTTTTTGTATGATACCGCAGGTACGGAGTATCTTGATTTTATTTCGGGTATTGCCGTAAATGCTCTGGGGTATAATGATACAGAACTGGTGCATGCTATGACAGAGCAGTGTCAACAGCTCGTACACTGTTCAAATCTCTTTTCAAACCCTGCACAGGATACCTTAGCCCGTATGCTCGTAGAGAACAGTTTTGCCGACCGGGTATTTTTCTGTAATAGTGGTACTGAAGCAAATGAGGCGGCCATTAAGTTTGCACGAAAAAAAGCGGGAATGCAAGAGGGGTCAAAAACGGGGATTCTTTCCTTTTACGACTGTTTCCATGGTCGAACATATGGTGCAATGACTGCAACGGCCCAGAAGAAGTTTCATACGGGGTTTCATCCCATTCCGGGAGGATATCACTATGCTCCATTAAACGATATTGCGGCGACAGAGCAAGTTCTCTCAACGGCTGATTTTGCAGCTATTATTGTAGAGCCGGTGCAGGGCGAGGGTGGGTTAGAGTTGGCGTCTCCTGAGTTTTTGCAATTTCTCCGTGATTATTGTGATTCCACCGGTACGGCCCTCGTCTTTGATGAAATTCAGTGTGGTTTGGGGCGCACAGGCTCTTTGTGGGCCTACGAAAGCTGTGGAGTGACCCCGGATATTCTAACGAGTGCAAAACCCCTTGGCGGTGGTTTGCCTTTGGGGGCGGTACTATTAAAAGACGCCTGGGCAGCACCAATTTCGCCGGGAGACCACGGTACTACCTTTGGGGGAAACCCTGTGGCGTGTGCTGGGGGGGCGGTGGTTCTGTCTCGTTTGGTTGCAGGTGAGCTTCTTTTGCTGGTGCAGCAGCGTAGTTCGTACCTCCAGAAGGGGTTGGAGAAGTTTGTGCGGCAGAAAGATGGAGTCCTGTCATACTGCGGAAAAGGGCTTCTTGCAGGGGTTCGCCTCAACTACGACCCAACTGAGGTGTTGCTTGCCGCGCGAAGACGTGGCCTTCTTGTTGCAAAGGCGGGAAAAAACACCCTCCGTCTCATTCCTCCTCTTATTGTGACCGAGGAACATATAGACAGGGCTCTGCAAATTCTGGATGATATTTTATAA
- a CDS encoding DegT/DnrJ/EryC1/StrS family aminotransferase: MANWKVPFYTHQRQYENLKPELQAAMEEVFQSGKYVQGPALSRFEEELKEYMGSEYAIGVGNGTDALWLTFMALGLGKGDEMITNANTFFATAEAMWIAGATAVLVDCDPETRNIDPEAVRKAITNKTRAIVPVHLYGLTVDMKAIREIADEHGLYVIEDNAQAIDGHGDTFKQGELSDAVCTSFITQKNLGTYGDAGAIFTNHKFIDDRVRQLRNHGSNARNVHSFGFNSRLDDLHAAILSVKLKKIGALTDRRVEIGERLNKELADAAKGWLRLPYVPAGYRHVFHCYVVETLDPTERDTFLAYLHDNGVEAKTHYSIAIHRQNGFPWGKDARVAGPLPNAEANADSCVTLPLVPELTDDEISVMIDVVKAYAKQR, from the coding sequence ATGGCGAATTGGAAAGTGCCTTTTTACACGCACCAACGTCAGTACGAGAACTTGAAGCCCGAGCTTCAGGCTGCCATGGAAGAAGTTTTTCAAAGCGGAAAATATGTGCAGGGTCCTGCCCTTTCTCGTTTTGAGGAAGAGTTAAAAGAGTATATGGGCAGTGAGTATGCCATTGGTGTTGGAAACGGTACCGATGCATTGTGGCTTACCTTTATGGCTCTTGGCCTTGGAAAAGGTGATGAGATGATCACAAACGCAAACACCTTCTTTGCTACGGCTGAAGCAATGTGGATTGCCGGCGCAACTGCAGTGCTTGTAGACTGTGATCCTGAGACACGCAATATTGATCCTGAAGCAGTACGTAAGGCGATCACCAACAAGACTCGTGCAATTGTTCCTGTTCACCTTTACGGTCTTACTGTTGATATGAAGGCGATTCGTGAAATTGCAGATGAGCATGGTCTGTATGTTATTGAAGATAACGCGCAGGCAATTGATGGTCATGGTGATACTTTCAAGCAGGGTGAGCTTTCTGATGCAGTGTGTACTTCATTCATCACCCAAAAGAATCTTGGTACATACGGTGATGCCGGTGCTATCTTCACGAATCACAAGTTCATTGATGATCGTGTTCGTCAGCTGCGAAACCACGGTTCAAATGCGCGAAACGTACACTCCTTTGGTTTCAACAGCCGTCTTGATGATCTTCATGCAGCTATTCTTTCTGTGAAGCTTAAGAAGATTGGTGCTCTTACGGATCGCCGTGTTGAAATAGGTGAGCGTTTGAATAAAGAGCTCGCCGATGCGGCTAAAGGATGGTTGCGTCTTCCCTACGTTCCTGCTGGATATCGTCATGTGTTTCACTGTTATGTTGTGGAAACCCTTGATCCTACTGAGCGTGATACCTTCTTGGCATATCTTCATGATAATGGTGTTGAAGCTAAGACTCACTACTCAATTGCAATCCATCGTCAAAATGGGTTCCCATGGGGCAAAGATGCTCGTGTTGCTGGTCCTCTCCCCAATGCTGAGGCCAATGCAGACTCTTGTGTGACTCTGCCTCTTGTACCTGAGCTAACAGACGATGAGATTTCTGTAATGATTGACGTTGTGAAGGCTTACGCAAAACAACGATAA
- a CDS encoding Gfo/Idh/MocA family protein: MAKYSVMVIGLGKRGGHHVQHFNAHPDFEVTAVCDINEKQIDAVVQEHNLPDSVVRGTDAKSVAMEAKPDVLAFMTLPNIRKMFVELGAECGAKMIAFEKPVALTSEEGLEIKEIIEKSGLKAVLSYQHRYGTHYQAVKDIVDSGKIGEVTDIYANAMGWPAHMFTHMLHYSRWYAGNPKGEWVIANAAGKNKLSSPDHHLSPDYLAGIVNFENGVHGVYEVGAGQPDVKHVGKWFGKNRIGVKGTKGYAEAYTNGGYKAVTPEGVIEGEGAMDYHKDMPGYIQDIADDLNGVQPHPCNFENAWENFSIWQSMYRSALDGGQVSLPLTEGRNEVEEFRKTLRDTPVLPSFESDETKEQFGL, encoded by the coding sequence ATGGCGAAATATAGTGTGATGGTAATTGGACTTGGAAAACGTGGCGGTCACCACGTGCAGCATTTTAATGCTCACCCTGACTTTGAGGTAACAGCGGTATGTGATATTAACGAAAAACAGATTGATGCAGTGGTGCAAGAGCACAATCTTCCAGACTCTGTTGTTCGTGGTACTGACGCAAAAAGTGTTGCCATGGAAGCAAAGCCAGATGTTCTCGCGTTTATGACGCTTCCAAATATTCGAAAAATGTTTGTTGAGCTTGGTGCTGAGTGTGGTGCAAAAATGATTGCCTTTGAAAAGCCCGTTGCCCTCACCTCTGAAGAGGGGCTTGAAATAAAAGAGATTATAGAAAAATCAGGGCTGAAAGCTGTGTTGTCGTATCAGCATCGCTACGGTACACACTATCAAGCGGTTAAAGATATTGTAGATTCTGGAAAAATTGGTGAAGTAACCGATATCTATGCCAATGCCATGGGGTGGCCTGCGCATATGTTTACCCATATGTTGCACTATTCTCGGTGGTATGCAGGAAACCCCAAGGGGGAGTGGGTGATTGCAAATGCTGCAGGAAAAAATAAACTTTCCTCTCCAGATCACCATCTTTCTCCCGACTATCTTGCGGGGATTGTAAATTTTGAGAATGGCGTGCACGGCGTCTATGAAGTTGGTGCTGGCCAGCCCGATGTAAAGCATGTGGGCAAGTGGTTTGGTAAAAACAGAATTGGTGTTAAGGGGACCAAGGGATACGCTGAGGCGTATACCAATGGCGGGTATAAAGCGGTTACCCCAGAAGGTGTAATTGAAGGAGAAGGTGCCATGGATTATCATAAAGACATGCCCGGATATATCCAGGATATTGCCGATGATCTCAATGGGGTACAGCCGCATCCGTGTAATTTTGAAAATGCCTGGGAAAACTTTTCTATTTGGCAATCAATGTATCGCTCGGCCCTTGATGGTGGCCAGGTGTCCTTGCCCCTTACAGAGGGAAGAAATGAAGTTGAGGAGTTTCGCAAAACCTTACGTGATACTCCCGTCCTTCCTTCTTTTGAGAGTGATGAAACAAAGGAACAGTTTGGACTTTAG